A window of the Artemia franciscana chromosome 3, ASM3288406v1, whole genome shotgun sequence genome harbors these coding sequences:
- the LOC136024705 gene encoding uncharacterized protein LOC136024705: protein MKYKVNIIQGKLAIRKQPTFVKVKFENKKYTTKSGTDPENPKYDEELTIEPTYEDSKIEFHLREPSIFTRWGWGKLGNSKKFILKELCLSYEKEIKIYNKNQDIIGSIFVTIEGSDGNEVTKPDEDTMSMCSVESEGFNDYENNVLNKVKSLEVSPTKTSNAEGADQPSGDTTNENEAGEVSVQNNSEEAPLIPECTDAGPLFKVAETKITPDEEADTNSQSSEKFEAKEPSLQKRSEETLPIQESTDIEAESAVIKICPAETTAAEETTKEHETGQELPLSELPVPEPPLSGLPEPEPIVLEPSVPEQLAPELPPSEPPMQESPKPEPPAPEPPLPEPPVQEPPVPEPPVSEPPLPELSLPEPSVLEPSLPEQPVPEPLASETNVLESPVPESPVPEPHIQKPPVPEPIVLESSVPEQTVPELPPSEPPMHVPSEPELPVPEPPLPEPPVRGPSVSEPPLPEPSIPKPSVPEPPVPEPPVPELHVPEPHAPEPHVPEPHVPEPRAPEPSVPEPPVPKPSVPEPPVPETPVPEPSVPEPVPKPSVPEPPVPETPVPEPPVPEPPVPEPPVSEPSVPKPHTQQPPVPEPPMPEPPVPKPHIQQPPVPEPSVPEPPVLELSAPELPLSDLPVLDPYVPEEN from the coding sequence ATGAAATATAAGGTAAATATTATTCAAGGAAAACTTGCGATTAGAAAGCAGCCAACATTTgttaaagtaaaatttgaaaacaagaaatataCAACTAAATCAGGCACCGATCCTGAAAACCCGAAATACGACGAAGAACTGACAATTGAACCAACATATGAAGACAGCAAAATTGAGTTCCACTTAAGAGAACCGAGTATTTTTACTCGCTGGGGATGGGGAAAACTTGGGAATAGcaaaaaatttatcttaaaaGAACTATGTTTGTCCTATGAAAAGGAAATTAAGATCTATAATAAGAACCAGGACATTATAGGTAGTATCTTTGTGACGATTGAAGGTTCTGATGGTAATGAAGTCACCAAACCAGACGAAGATACGATGAGCATGTGCAGTGTTGAGAGTGAAGGTTTTAATGACTATGAAAATAATGTGTTGAACAAAGTCAAGTCACTAGAAGTATCACCGACTAAAACAAGTAATGCGGAAGGAGCTGATCAACCTTCTGGAGATACAACAAATGAAAACGAGGCTGGAGAAGTGTCGGTGCAAAATAACTCTGAAGAAGCACCGCTAATACCGGAATGCACCGATGCTGGGCCTTTATTCAAAGTGGCTGAAACCAAAATAACCCCAGATGAAGAAGCTGATACTAATTCACAATCATCTGAGAAATTTGAGGCTAAAGAACCATCTTTACAAAAAAGATCTGAAGAAACATTACCAATACAGGAAAGCACTGATATTGAGGCTGAATCAGCTGTAATCAAAATATGTCCGGCTGAAACAACTGCAGCTGAGGAAACAACAAAGGAACACGAAACTGGACAAGAACTACCTTTATCAGAACTACCTGTGCCAGAACCACCTTTATCAGGACTACCTGAACCAGAACCAATTGTACTAGAACCATCAGTGCCAGAACAGCTTGCACCAGAACTACCTCCGTCAGAACCGCCTATGCAAGAATCACCTAAACCAGAACCACCTGCACCAGAACCACCTCTACCAGAACCACCTGTACAAGAACCACCTGTACCAGAGCCACCCGTATCAGAACCGCCTTTACCAGAACTATCTTTACCTGAACCATCTGTTCTAGAACCATCTTTACCTGAACAACCTGTACCAGAACCACTTGCATCAGAAACAAATGTACTAGAATCACCTGTGCCAGAGTCACCTGTACCAGAACCACATATACAGAAACCACCTGTGCCAGAACCAATTGTACTAGAATCGTCAGTACCAGAGCAGACTGTACCAGAACTACCTCCGTCAGAACCACCTATGCATGTACCATCTGAGCCAGAACTACCTGTACCAGAACCACCTTTACCAGAACCACCTGTACGAGGACCCTCTGTATCAGAACCACCTCTACCAGAACCATCTATTCCAAAACCATCTGTACCTGAACCACCTGTACCTGAACCACCTGTACCAGAACTACATGTACCAGAACCACATGCACCAGAACCACATGTACCAGAACCACATGTACCAGAACCACGTGCACCAGAACCATCAGTACCAGAACCACCTGTACCAAAACCATCAGTGCCAGAACCACCTGTACCAGAAACACCTGTTCCAGAACCATCAGTACCAGAACCTGTGCCAAAACCATCAGTGCCAGAGCCACCTGTACCAGAAACACCTGTTCCAGAACCACCTGTGCCAGAACCACCTGTACCAGAACCACCTGTGTCAGAACCATCTGTACCAAAACCACATACACAGCAACCACCTGTACCAGAACCACCTATGCCAGAACCACCTGTACCAAAACCACATATACAGCAACCACCTGTACCAGAACCATCAGTACCAGAACCACCTGTCCTAGAACTATCTGCACCAGAACTTCCTCTGTCAGACCTACCTGTGCTAGATCCATATGTGCCAGAAGAAAACTGA